The Kordia sp. SMS9 DNA window TTTGTGGACTAGACATCCCTTCGTCAATATCTAATATTCCATCATTATCATCGTCACGATCCATGGCATCTGGTACTCCATCACCATCAGTATCGACCATAGCAATTGCATTGGCACTTTTTACTGGTTGTACATTGACACATAAATCTTCATGTGAAAAAATACCTAAATTGTTATAAAATTGTATATTATTTGTATACTTTTTTAGAGCATTTGCTTTACAGATACTATCTTTTTTAGGTTCCTTGTAATTTTGACTTATTGCAGATAGAGAACAGCACAGAAGTAGTACTGTGGTAACTTTTTTTAGCTTCATTTGGTAATCGGTTTTAATGGCAGTATTACTGTTTTTTGGTACTAATACCAATTTTAGGTTGCCGTTCTGCAATTTAAAAAATAATTATAGATTTTGTAAGTATACATTTACTTTTTGTGGAATTAAGGTATTATACCAATTTACACATGAAATGATGTTTATAAACTCGTTCATTTGGCAGTATAGAAGTAATGCGGTAATTGCTTTCGCGATATTTACTGCTACAGTAATTGTCGTTGCTTCCATTGCAAAAACGGCACTTCCGTAGATTTTTTGAGTATTTTTTAAACCTTTAGTTTGTATAAAACTATCTTTTTGTTTGTCAAGATGCGAAAACTATTTTGTAAGCGTTGTAGGTTTTTTGTGAGTGTTGGTTTTTATCGTAAAGAAAAAAAATTATTCTTTGACTATTTTATGGGTTAGAATTCCTGAATCGGTTTGAATTTTCATGAAATATATACCCGTAGACAAATCTTTCAAATCTGTTTGATATTCTTTTTTAGAATTTGAAAAAGACTCTGATTTTAGTAACCTACCATTTGTATCTAAAATAGCGATCCTATTTATAGGCGATTTGCATTGGATAAAAAGCATATCTTTTGTTGGATTTGGATATATTGAAATCATGCTTTCTTTAAGTTCATCAATTGATAATGGGTTACTATATTCAAAATCATCCATGTATATTGATCTATTTCTTACCCTTATAGCGAAATTTTTCCCGTAAGATTCGTTATAATTAGATACGTTTGCAAAATATTGAGTCATTTGGAACGTTGGTGAGACATCTCCTAAAACAGTAAATGTGGAATGATCGTCAGGATCTGTCATAAAACCATATTCCAAATAATTAAAAACTGAATTTGTACTTCCTCTTCCTAACCACAAAGAAATAGAACTATCTAAAGATAAATTATTTAATCTAGGTCCTATTAGCATTACATCTCTATAATAACTTGAGGCCAAGAAAATTGTATTTCCTATTCTATCAACATCGTATAAATTACTAACTGTAGCAGTTGTAGACGAACTTCTCGATAAAATCTCCAATTATTAGGCAATTAATTATGAAATGTGGGCAGTATTGGTCCAAGAATTTAATCATTAGTTTTCACCAATTCTTGCATCCCGTAATATTCAATGGCATTTTGTTTTAAAGGATTTATACTCCATTCCGTCCATTCATTAGTATATGGATTGTATCCACATTTTAAAGGTTTGGCATAATCATTTTCTGGACTTTCCTTATACGCTCTGCAATCTGTACAAATGTATCTGAACTCACAATCTTTACATACTTCTATTTGATCTTTGGTAATATTCCAGTATTTTTTGAAGTTTTGATGTTCTAAAGCTTCTTGTAATTTTGTGTCTTTTATGTTGCCAAAGATTTGCTGCATACTTGGACAATTTTTTATATTTCCTTCTCTATCGATTGAGATTTTACGATGAAGGCATGAATTATGGTTTACTGACTCAGTATACGTTGACATGTTTATAGAAAAATAATTCCTATGGATTACTCCACAATTTTTCTCTGAATTGATATCTTTTTTTGAGTATATAACGGCTGCGTTGTCATTAAAGTCGCTAATTGTAACTTTATCTTCTTTGGCATTATAGATTACAATTTTCATTAACCTTGGGTATAATTTAAGTACATCTAAAAATTTAGTCTCTTTAATAGCATCGTTGTATTTTACTAAACATTCAATGGATGTGATGGTAGATTCTATTTTTTTTATGAACTCAAGCGTTTCTATCAAATTAATCATAGAAAAAGATTCAAAAAATCTAAATTGAATTGCTAAGCATCTTAGCTCAGTAAGTTGAGAAATAATTTTTTGTATGGAACTTTCATTTCGTTCACTACAATCTATCACTGCATTGGTTACTGGTGCGCTATTGGAGTAAGAAGTATTTAATGCTTTGAACATTTCTATATGTTGCGAAAAAAAAACAAACTCATGTTCTACAAGAAATGCAAAATATTCATCGATGGTTTCATCATATTCATTTTTGTAAATAGCTTTGATTTCTTCGATGGTTTTGCCCTGATAGTTTGATAAAATTTCAAATAACGAGTTCGGAATAAATTTTATCTGGTGTCTTCGCAAATCACAAATCAATGACCTGGAGTGCCCTTTGACTGGAACACAACTTTTATGTAGTACTAATTTCATTAATATTGTATCATCTTTGTAATGGGTTTCCAATGTATATCGGATACCATGAGTCGTTTGTTATCGTTTATTGTAACCATGCATCGCTGTACCAACTTTCCTCTCTTTAAATAAGATTCGTTTTGAACTGCTAAATGATGACTCACTGGGTATTTTTTTTCTTTCATATTCATATAGTTAATTTTAGATGGTGGTCTAATTTTTCAAAAAGAGTGCAATTTTCTTTTCTAGTTCGTAATTACAGTTGTAACTCATATCTGAAAATTGCCCAACAGGATTCACTTCCAAAAAAATAAAATTATCGTGTGTATCTACAATAAAATCTAAAGAACCACAATCAAGACTCAGGCGCTTCATTAATTTTTTTATCCTATTTTGAATATTTTTGGGCAAAATGAATGGTTCTGTTCTATTGGGTGTTTCATGATTATAGTTTCTGTAATCAACAGTGGTCATGTCATCATTTTGAGAAAAAATAGCTTTTGAAAACATTTCATCATTGATAAAAAAAGTGCGAATTTCAAATCGCTTTTCAATCTTTTTTTGAAATAGTGACAGTGTGAATTCCTTGTCTTTATTTGCTTCAAAATCGTACCCAAACGTTAAATAATTCAATCTTTTTTCATGTTCTAAATGTTCAAAAGGTAAAGGAACAAGAAGTTTTGTTACGATGTTATCTTTGCCTAATCCTGCTAATACTTGATTGGAATTATCGGAC harbors:
- a CDS encoding T9SS type A sorting domain-containing protein translates to MEILSRSSSTTATVSNLYDVDRIGNTIFLASSYYRDVMLIGPRLNNLSLDSSISLWLGRGSTNSVFNYLEYGFMTDPDDHSTFTVLGDVSPTFQMTQYFANVSNYNESYGKNFAIRVRNRSIYMDDFEYSNPLSIDELKESMISIYPNPTKDMLFIQCKSPINRIAILDTNGRLLKSESFSNSKKEYQTDLKDLSTGIYFMKIQTDSGILTHKIVKE
- the gwsS gene encoding grasp-with-spasm system SPASM domain peptide maturase, with amino-acid sequence MKLVLHKSCVPVKGHSRSLICDLRRHQIKFIPNSLFEILSNYQGKTIEEIKAIYKNEYDETIDEYFAFLVEHEFVFFSQHIEMFKALNTSYSNSAPVTNAVIDCSERNESSIQKIISQLTELRCLAIQFRFFESFSMINLIETLEFIKKIESTITSIECLVKYNDAIKETKFLDVLKLYPRLMKIVIYNAKEDKVTISDFNDNAAVIYSKKDINSEKNCGVIHRNYFSINMSTYTESVNHNSCLHRKISIDREGNIKNCPSMQQIFGNIKDTKLQEALEHQNFKKYWNITKDQIEVCKDCEFRYICTDCRAYKESPENDYAKPLKCGYNPYTNEWTEWSINPLKQNAIEYYGMQELVKTND
- the gwsG gene encoding grasp-with-spasm system ATP-grasp peptide maturase codes for the protein MHLIISEKLDISTNEVLKWLTFYKQKVLIIDKNKEVEVNFSDGFDKPTFTYNAVRFSMDDIESIWFRRGRIKIVYDFDLNVEKNLLQYHINTKQTIEIFVNYLLINNRRHLGNPFRTDVNKLEVLYVAKECGLTIPETMLSDNSNQVLAGLGKDNIVTKLLVPLPFEHLEHEKRLNYLTFGYDFEANKDKEFTLSLFQKKIEKRFEIRTFFINDEMFSKAIFSQNDDMTTVDYRNYNHETPNRTEPFILPKNIQNRIKKLMKRLSLDCGSLDFIVDTHDNFIFLEVNPVGQFSDMSYNCNYELEKKIALFLKN